A window of Camelus ferus isolate YT-003-E chromosome 1, BCGSAC_Cfer_1.0, whole genome shotgun sequence genomic DNA:
TTCTGTCTAACAGTAGTAGTTTCAAGTGATGAACTGCATTTCGTGTTACTCTACATTTTTTAATAGTACTTTGACGCCAACAAGTGCCCAAGAAGTTGACTTTGAAGAGTTGCCAACAGCATAAGTTGCTGTACATACGTAGCAAACcactttttgtaaaagaagaaagaataaaaagccaTGTGTTTTAGGAAAAGAAGTGGTCTTAGACATTCTGTCACATTgggcaatttaaaataaagagaatattttgGAGCTTGTTTTGCTGAGACGTTCTCCATTCCCAGTGCTGAGAATAAAGGCAACCAGTAGCCTATTTCCTTTAGATTGTCTGATTTCTCTGTTGTGGAGTACACATTGTCAATTGCAGCCTCAGATGACATAACCATGAAATCAGAGCTCTGTTTTCACCAAAGAACAGACCAATTAAAATACTTATTTGCGGAAGTATTGTAGTTCCATTAAAAGGCAAATGAAGTTCAACTTAATGTTCTCTGTAATGtactattttattatgtttttcctTATGATTAGCCTTTTTTTagagttaaattaatttttgttgaatgaaatgaCTTCAGGCAAGTCTCTTTTGTAATGGTTCTTAAATGCCATTTATCCTGGTTTGTCATGCTGTGTGTTTGTAAGTATGAATGTACTCTCTCCTAAAACTTAGCTAATAAATAGAAGTAGAGAATAATGATGTTACTTGCTAGTACAAGTGAAACGAGTAAATTAGAAGTGTCTGTAAAATCGTCAGGCCTGACGGAgtagagtttttttttcaatttgcagTGGTTTGTATACATGTTGCCAATAATAAGATTTTGCAACTGGATGACACATGATTTTACTTGAACAGTGAAAGACAAAATCACAGAAGACATCTttatcatctgttttttttttttcagagatccCCCGAACCCTGTAATGATCTAAGAGAGTGAAAtacatttgctaaaattttattggTTAATGTAAACATACAACTTTTCTGAACTGTACTTTACTTTCTTCATAGGATTGTAAAGATACTCTAATCAACTTTATATCTTGCATGATGTAGTAAACCttttaaatatgtgtgttaaAATATGTTGAGTTTGGATTAAAATGTTGACCAGATTTCCCATTTGCAAATAAACGCATCTCTCATCAGGAAGTTACCTATTGGTAACATGACAGGGGATGGCGTAATCAGCAAAAGTCAATTACAGAATTTACATAAAGGTTGTTGTGTGCCAACGTTATGACTTTTACTTTATAAACAGAAGTAATCAGAAGCATCTCTGGTCACGTTCCTGTTGATAACAAAAGGAAGTAACCCCTGAAAAATCTGACATCTTATTGTCCCTTTGCACAGATGCAATTATTACTGGGGACTGAAGGACTGTGTCTACATGTCCTTCCATCTGACGGGGGAAAAAATCACGCTGGTGTGAAGTTAAAGCTCTAGGGCTTTACTTGGTGGGGATATCATTTGTCTTTCTGAACTAAGGCAGCAGATTTCAGAAAAACTGCCTTCAACAACATGTCTTTCAAACCTGTTAATGAAGGCAATATTGACAGTAGGAAATAAATTTGTCTACTTCAAGCCCATGACTGTCAGTAAAAGCATCTTCACTTGACACTAGCCACagtttttcctgatttcttacACTGATGAAGGTGGATAGAGAAAATAATCCATGAGTTTCCCTGCTTTTTTGTGCCATGTTTTTCCCACTCTGAGGACAAgtcagctttttgtttgttttgttgcctATAAAATGTAAGAATACCTGCAAAAATAAAGGGAGAGAATAGGAACAGGAATGACTGAGAATACTTGAAATTATCCAAAACCATAGGAAGAAGTGTTTATTATTAAGATATAAAGGATGGTTTAGTGATGTGTATTGGGCATCACCTTCGTGATTTAGTCCCTTTGGAGTCTTCAACAGGCTTTTAATGGTGAGCTGGCAAAATAGCTCAGTAAGTTTTGGAGAAAGCTGCTAAAATCAAGCAGCTGTCCTTGCTCTGTTTCTGGCATTACACCTCTTAAGAGATCCATGGAGTTTTTATTTATCCAactttctctgtgttttaataGGACAGGTTCTCAAGACTCCAGAGTGGCTGGATTCACTGTACCCAGCCTTTGCCTTTAACTCTAGCACCAGTCATTGCTCCAAAACTTATGACCAAGATAGTAAAGTGGCTTTCACTCCAAGTATTAAACCAGCCACAGtaacttttaaatagaaagaaagaaaaaaaactaggTAAGGCCTTCTTTGTTGATGCTTGAGGCCCCCAGAAATTGCCTTGAAGGATTTAAGAGCTAGAATCTAGAAATCCTTGTACTGAATTTATTCAACCATCTTTTTAATTggccattccttttttttttctgtttgcctcTTAAAAATGGTGCTATAGTAGATAACACGCATCCTTATGAACTAGTATTTTTTTCTGCAGGACAGGCACTAATTGGAGCCACTGGGTCAAACAGTATTGAAAATGCTGCATATTTTATATTGTCATAGGTGTGGTCAGATCACTTGTCCAAGGAGTTTAGCAGTTTACCCTCCCACCAACCATACATGAGTGACAGTTTCCAAGCATCCTTGCCAATAGTTGCTCTTTTTAACCTCTGCCAATCTGATGGGTaggaaaaaggcattttttaattcatttttcaattAGTGAGGTTGATCACTATGTTTACATATATGAACTGCCTATTCACAGCTGCTGGCCAATTTTATtggaattacattttttttatttctaactgaAGAGAAGTATTAATGTTCTGATATCTATGCGGTAAAAGCAATTTTTATAGACTCATTTGACTCAAGGTGCCTTTTTTTGCCAAAAATTAAATTCGTATACATTTTTATTCGTTATGATTTTGGGATTTCAAATCTTGCTTAAGAAAAGTCACTTCTATCCCTGAACTATAAATTTTTCTCCTAAAGTGTATTTAatcctttcagttttattctttcgTTGAGATCGTTTTATCTACTGGCATTTATTTTTGCATACAGTATGAAGCAGGAGTCAGAGTTCAATAGTTCAGCAGTCCGGCATACAAATAGctagaacaaaaacaaactgaaatgggGCGAAAGAGCGGCGAATGTTCGATTCAACTCCAAGTATTTACACAAGCAGGTTTCAGGTCAAATCTTGGAACCATTTCCGGTACCAGTCAAAACTGTCAGGGATGAGAACGACTTGTAACGCAGCGAGACTAGCATTTTATGTTTCCACTCCTTAGTGTCCTTGGAATGATGGGATGGTTTCCTGGAACAGTGGATAGGATTGCTCTCCGCGCTTCCAATCCTGGAGTGTTTACCCACCGAGAAAGCAGCCTACCGAGACGTTCAAAACGTTCCAAACTGTCATAGTCAAAACCTCCACAGCCGAACAGCCCAATAGCGAAAGGCTGGGAGGAGCGAGGACGCTCTGCGCATGTGCGCCCTCCGGGTGGTGAAAATCGTACAGGCGCTGTTTACCAAGTTCCGCCTTCCAGCCGGCGGCGCATGCGCAGCCTCGGTTCCTGAGCGCTGTGCGCGTTTCCGTAGGTCGGCGCGGGGCGAAAGGACCGCTGGGAAGATGGCGGGGCTGGGCAAGGCTGTTGTGGCGGCTTGGGAACCTTATCGCAGGTGGGGCTGGGCGGCCGTCTCCTTCGGTGTCCACCGTGGTCTCGGCGCGTTGCTTGCACGGAAGCCCGAGCGGGCGCCACGGTGGCTCCCAGGTCAGTGTCCGAATGTCTGGTGTAGGACGTGTTCTTTCGAGCATCCCTAGTTCTGTCAGTTCCTGTCCCATTCGCTTTTGGCGCCACATTCGGAAATGCTGTTCTCAGGTTCTCGGTACCCCAGTTCTAGGCGCTTTCGACAGTTCTGTGAAGGCTGTGAGGAGAGCTCTGCCGGGCCCTGGGGTATCCTGGACAAGCGGGGCGGTTGATGGAGTTACTCTGCAGTCGAAGGATCCTGCTCTCTCCCGGCCTCCCCTGCGTGAAGTGCCAACAGAAGGAAAATTAGATGCGTATTTAATGCGTTGGACTgttagttgcttttttttttttttctttctgcaggtTTTAAGGGGCGTATAGATCTTGACTACTGCCCCCGCTTGAGGGATTTTACAGtatgaacattttctttgtaaaGGTGTAGACGCTGTCATCAATCCTAATTTCtagggttttggggttttttttcccgaTTATCCCAGCCCAGTAAAAAGCATAATCATTACACtacaaaggaaattagaatttGGACCAAAAATTAGAGCAcctgaatatttcttttatcttgtGTTTGATTCTTCTGCGTCTAACCCCACCTCTACTCCCAACCCCCGCATAAACAGTCCGTCTTTCtgaaatgtgtctttttattttttggttttgttgtgttCACACCCTTGCCACACAGCTGTCATATGCATGGTACTTGGAATGGGAATTGTCATAGCAAATACCCTTTGTTttgagttaaaaattttaaacataatccGTTTAACTTACATTTAATTGTACACAACCAAAAGGCTATTATGTATCTGTTCCTCTAGCAAAGTGTACTATGTCAGTTCATTAATAAGAGTATGATACTCTTTCATCTATTTAgtaatcatttattgagcacttaagcCCCAGGCTTTAAGCTAATCCTTACAGTACAAAGATCATTTATGAATATAGTGCTGAGAACCTGACCACTTATAATTCAccaagattaaataaattataattggtTCATGGAGAAATTCTTGGGAAGTAATGTGGAGAAGAGGATAGGTAGGAGTTTTTGAGTGCTGagttaaggaaatggaaaatgaacatGTTTGCTGCTACAGCCTGCCAACCAACATAACTGGCTTCTACTAGCATTGTTTTTCACTAAAAGGTTTAAATTTGGCATATTTCACTATACATTGAAACTCTCAAACAGGCTTACATGTAGAAGGGAGGTAGCTTTAAGGCCttcaattcagttttttttttttttaaatcaacttctTAAATCCAAAACAAGGAAAACTTCATCGGCTCACATGGAGGAGACTGAGAAGTTCTCATTTGCCACAATAAAGTGGAGAAAAGTTTCATGTAATACAAAGAAGAGGTTTCATTGGTCCAAAAAAAGACTTTAAGGGAATACACAAATCTAATTtctttggagggaggagggtgggattataaatgactttgtttttttaaatatctttctactttttttaagAGCAAGTATTGATTTTATGGTAGGGAAAGagcttttaaaacaatgaaatgaaatatccTTGTTAAGGTTTACCATTTGTGCCTTTGTACTTAAGTTGCACTAAGATTTGTGTGCACCATTCACAAAAACCAAAGCAATAAGTAGAACAGTTTTTCCAAAAATGAGACaatcatatatttatacaaggtTACTTGTGAAgaggggcgggtatagctcagtgatagagtccGTACTTAGCattgcatgaggttctgggttccccagtacctccgttaaataaacaaaaacaaacaaacctaactgcccccccaaaacaaacaaaaacccttagAATAAAGAGAACAAGTTTACTTGTAAAGAAATTGCTCACTGAACCCACTTCAGTGGATACAGAAGCATGATTAGCTACGACCATGGCCCATGATTTTATGGGTGGAGAGGGAGCAATAAAAGGGGCACAGCACATCCCTTGAAGCACTTTCCCAAGGGCAGACCCAACTtgtttctccccctccccaccaaaaagtaGAGGATGTGAAACTcctcaaacattaaaaaaagttaaaagaagacaaaaatctcaAGAGAGGGCTAAAACTAGTGCAGGTAAATCTGAATGTTGATCGATAATATTTAAGACACAATGTAATAGCAACAGGAAGACATTTTTGCCCTAATCTCTCTTTTGTTGCCTTGAAATTTCCTCCTCATTGTGTATTTTAGAAGCATCAAGACTGGACCTTGCTCTAAAAAGGTACTGATTTtgacatgatttttaaatgtatcatgtaCAGACTTAAGATTTTAATACCTCaagtctgtatttattttttctattagatGGAAATAGTATCTGACATCAGTTTGATGAGTTAAAGTTTGAAAATATGTATGGTTTTCCAAAAACTGTATTTGCAAACTATAGTTATGTTTTGTGTACTTTGTTTAGCTTGCAGACAAAAGTCATCAGTCTCTTTCCTTAGTCGACCAGACCTTCCAAACCTGGCTTATAAGAGGCTAAAAGGCAAAAGTCCAGGAATTATCTTCATCCCTGGCTATATTTCTAATATGAATGGTACAAAAGCATTGGCGATTGAGGAATTTTGCAAATCTCTAGGTCACGCCTATATAAGGTAGGAACAAcacattttggagaaaatattactaCTATTTAGCATGGCAGTAGAAAATTCTGCTCTAAGCAATTGAAACAAATGGCagcatttttatagattaatttattttaatggtctGTAAACTTTCATCTTTTGTAAAATGCAGTCTttgaaagatgatttttaaaagtctttgtgCCACACTGACAATGCTGGCAGAAAAGGAAACTAGTGGTAATTAAGCTCCTTAAAAACAGTATTCCAGCATGACAACAAACCAGTGTACAGGTTGGCTTTCTTTCAATAATTATATTGTAGGTTTTCCTTTGAGGATTTAAGGACTTTTATTTGACCATTGTTTActtccttacttttaaaatatgtagtttAGAATAATGTATGTGCTTTAAAAGCATTGTGAAATTAGTATTGTACAATTCATGTTTCCACTgagtttcctctttcctctcactTCTGTAGTCTGAGTATGTATAAGCATAAATAAGGATATGTATTGCTTAATTACAACTTGATTTCGTATTCCCTAATCTTTATTATTGATGATGATTTTAGTAAAATAACCTGTTTATGTTGTTATCATTTATTTAGTGCCTAATTTGCCAGAAGAGATAGTATGGTTTAGTAAAAAAGAGCACTGGCCTGGAATTCAAGAAACATGGGCTCTAGAATTAATTCTAGCAAAAAGTGTGACAAGATAAGTCAGTTAATAAATGTCGGACctgttttcttcataaaaaaGGAGGAGGGCTAAAGataatttctgaattcttttctaGCACTAACAGCCTAAAAATCTATTCAGCTAGTTTTTAGAAGGGTTTCAGTAACATTCATTCAATAGGTCTAGAAAATAcagcttttagaaataaaataataagtaattagaaataaaaattaaaacttttagacttaaaaataagacttttatctatttaatgtGTTAACAGAAATTATGTCAATTATATGGATTTAGTCTTACTCCTTTTATCAAATtaactgaattatttcattttcatgctCAGAACTCATAAAAATTTGTTGTGACCCAAGTGTTACTCTGAAGACTGGAGTATCTTTTGCAAGTAGACTTTTTAGCACTATACTGGTGCTGTGAAATATGCAAAGAATTATAAAACACGGTCATTGCCCTTAAGGATCTTTTAATCAGGGTTGAGGAACACAAGATAAAATACATATGGGAAATCAGGCAGAAGTGTTCATCAGAATATGATTGTGTCAAGAGCAGGATACTTTATAAGGTGAGAGAAAACTGGGGATTGAAATGGATAGACTGAACTTTATAAAGGAACACTGAAAACTAGGATTTGGGTCAGAAGGAAGAGCTCTTCAGGAAGGGGGACTACCCTGAGCAAAACAGGGTAGTATCAGAAAAATGGCCATCATTCTTATTGTGTGTCCCCAAAAGAATTTGAGTCAAGAAATCACCATTTTATCAGTTCTTGAACTTAAATTGAAGCTGTAAGAGCAATAACCAGTTTCTGTCTCCCTACAAAACATGTAGGGGAGGTTTTCTGCATTTTGGATGcctatgaaatatattttcttttaaaaggtattttaagtAGTCATGATGAAATCAAAAGGTATACAGACATATTAAGTGATACTACATTAAAATGTAGCTTAAGCGTAACTTTATTAACCTTTTTCAAGTATAGCccttcattataattttttagtttgttcaagtgcctttttatttgcttttatcaaACTTTAATGCAGTATAACCACTATTAACTATTGATTGCATTTTAGCTTGTTTTTAAgagattttatcttttatttatactCCCAGTTTCTCAGTTTACTTTTGTTGTGATTTGAGGCATGAAATTTAGATCCTGGAGGAGGAAATATACAAGAAATAGTACGTATGACTATATGAAATGGTTTCTTAACGTCCTGTCACCATGCCTACAATAAGATTGAGTCAGAGCTCAGGAATATGACACATGGTTTTAGGACTGGTATTGTCTCATGATTATTtctaacagaattttaaattctagATTTCTTAATAGGTCGCAGAGTATTGAGGCTGCTAGGACAGAATTGTGTTATTGTGTTTAAAGGTTTtaaactgataaatatttttgagttatcTTTGTCTGTTGGTTAGGGTTCAGCAAGAATGAACTGTATTTTTTACTGGTAACCTATTAGTGTCACTGAatgcttatattttcctttttgagggCTCTGTCCGTATGTTTTGCATCTTTACCATGTATTTGGAAGGCAGCTGTAGACAGTGCAGCAACTAGTGATGTCCGATTGCCCACTGCGGGGGTTAAAGGAGAATCAGAGTCTTTCTCCCCTCTTATCTCTGTATCTCCTGGATTGAGGATAAATAATAACTGTAATTTAGACTTTGGCAGTTGCTTTATTACACTATTTCCCAAGGATCCAAAACCTTTTCACTTCATACctaaagaaaattttagtttctttctctaTTGCTTATAAATTCCTTATCTCTGAGAAAATATGTATACACTATATATcacatgtatttttacatatccactaaaaaacactaaaatttatTAGTTTTCACTAGGctttaaatatcagaaaaaaaggaaagctttagatttgaataaaataattctttttacttttacgTTCTACTTCTATTCATTTAGTATGTATTAGAATACTCAGTGCGTAGGATTTGGCCAGTATGATGTCTAGCCACTATGAAGAGCGCagagacaaaaattaaataatggtaTTTCCCCTCCAGGACCTTTACAATCTCATGGAAACAATGgggcacatatacacacattaacTGTCTTACAGAGCAGGCATAATAAAATGATTGTGACTAATAAAAGTGAATTCTACAGAAGTTTCATTAGGTAGAGAGTTTTTTCCAACTTATCTGGGAAGCCTTTCCAACAAAAGCTCATTTGGACTAAGCTCAGAGAGAAGATGATGGGAGAAGGTATTCCAGGTGAAGGATGAAGcatgaaacagagacagaaaacagtcTATTGTAGGAACAGCAAATTGATGAGTTCGGCTAAAACActgttttataaaaggaaatgataaaaggtCGAGATCTGAAATGATCAAAATATAAAGttctaaaaaaaagtctaaagCTCTGAATTTTTGTATGTCATAAGGAGCCATTGAGGTTAATGCCATATCAATATAATGTTTCAGAAGAAGCCTGACAGGTATGAAGTAGGTCCATTTGGAGAGAGAACAGAGTCATAGAGACACAGTAAGGAGGCCACTGTGATAGGCTGGGTTTAAGGTGACAAAGACCTGCACCAAGATGCTGGTCCTCCCAAATTGAAGAGAAAGGGATGAATGTGAGAAGAAATGAGAGAGTGAGTGAGGATGCTGCAGGACAGGTAGTGTTCTGTACcctggaaaaacaaagttgattAGGACAGTCTGCCCTTAAAGAACTGATACTccagtcagagagagacaaatatttaaaacttgaTTACAACACGCAATATGAAAAGTGTTAATTTAGTACATACAAAAGAAAGTGACTAGTACTAAACAGCCTATATGTCAACGAAAATTCCTCAAAGTCGGTAACATGACTCAAAGGATGACTAGGAGTTTGAATAGGAAGAGAGGCTTTTTTAGGCGGTGGAAGAGCATGCCAAGGCTCAGTTAGGAACGGGCTTACCCAGGAATTGGGACTGGGGTTTAGGGCAATCTGCAGGCGTGGTGTGATGCTTCATGGTTTATTGAATTGAGATCATGAAAGAGAGGTAAAGTTCACAGAGCAGACAGACTTTGAGCCCAGTGAACTAGGAAGTTGGAGGAGAAGAAAACCAAGTGGACGGGCTAGTGATGATAACTTGATTCTggacttctcttttccttccattaACTCAGTAAATATATACCAAGTACTGTAATGTGCAGGGGACTGATCTAGGCACAGGGAAAGCAGTGGTGAGCAAAATCTGTGCCCATGTGGGTCTTCCATTCTAGTGTGGGAGACAAACCACGAACGAATAATCAAACATCATATATAATGTCAAGTAGCAGTATTTGCTAGGAAGAGAATAGAGCAGGGTAAGGAAATAGAAGATGACAAAAGAAGCACAACTTAGATTGAATGGCCAGAGGAGGCTTCTGGAGATGGAgccaaagtcctgaatgaagcgAGAGAGCAATGGGTGGATATCTGGAGGTAGTATATTCCATGTGGACGGAGAAGCTGTTGTAAAACTTCTGAGGCAAGAACATGGGTGATGTATTCCATTAACTTCAAGAAGGAAAGTGAGGATACAGTAGGGAAGGAGAGAACAGTAAGAAATGAGATCAGAGAGGTAGTTAGGGGCTAGAGGATGGTAAGGACTTGGGATTTTACTTAAAGATTTATACAAAGCCTTCAGAGGATTTGCACAgacatgatttttgttttaaaaggatcactgaCAGCTATGTGGGTAGTAGACTATGAGggtaaaaaatggaaacagatttATTAGGAGACTGTTGCATTAgtcaagagagagagaatagtgACTTGGACCAGGCTGGCAGCAGTGCAGGAGGTGAGAAAGTGAGTGGATGTGGGAAATAATTTGAAGGTTATGCTAATAGGATTTGCTGAAATACATACTGACTTCACCACTGTAATATTTTTTAGGCATAATGATTAAAGTACTATCTTCCATAAAAATGAGAGAAGCAAATACATAGATATCTAAATATAgataatattttccctttttcaagGTTTGATTACTCAGGAATTGGAAATTCAGATGGTAACTTAGAAGAATGCACAgtgggaaaatggagaaaagatgttCTGTCTGTAATTGATGAGTTAGCTGTAGGACCACAGGTAACTTCTTAATTACGATACTTGTTGACTATAACTAATGATATTTGAGCTGTTTCTTTagatatgaatatttaatattttaaatgtttaacaatcactttttatatttcaatatcaAATCAGTAAATCAGGTCTACCACTTTCACTTTCTCAAAAAATGTAAGTagcattttacttttcattttacaaattttatttgtctaGTTTGCTTTCTATTATAGACCTAATACATTAACAAAAAGTAATCAcgattttaattttactttgtgcCAAATATTAAAAGGCTGGGAGCCAGTGGATATAAGGGGAAAAACTATATACATTCTATGAAATGACTGACACCCCTACAGAAGAGAAGAATTCCTCTTTAGaactgtgtgtatttttatttttagatcctGGTTGGATCCAGCCTCGGTGGATGGCTCATGCTTCATGCTGCAATCGCTCGGCCGCAGAAGGTTGTTGCTCTTATTGGCATAGCTGCAGCTGTTGATAGCCTAGTGACACAGTTTAATCAGCTTCCTATTGAGGTGAGTCCCAGGCAACCTCGGTGTAtccctcctgtccctcttctgctccctctttctttaaattttgtttgtgtGGCACCCGTCCTTTGACTTGTGTTGACCCATCTTTTGTGTTAGCTGCCTTTTAATGTATGGTCTCTTCACTGCCTTTAAGTATTTAATCTCTTGtttaaggtttctttttcttcacagtcCCTTCAAATCATTCTGCCAAATATTGGAGCCACATTAATGAAATTACACTTTAAATTCCTTGTTTTAACAGCATTTCTTTATTAatcacatttatttctttggctcattttttgtACCTCTTATTTTGTGGCTCATTGGAAATAGTACCTTTTCTTTTGACCATGTTAGACTAGCTAATCaattatgaaacttttttttttaaccctgaaaGCCTGAGATCCTCTCTCAGCAGAGTTCTGCATGCATACACTATCCAGTCACATATAGGAGATGAGATTTGTCATTTCTGGCTTAGACACTAAGTTGGCATTCTTTTTCTACCCTTAATTCTCACCTTTCAAAAAAAGTGCTTTTCATCATAAGCATGTTCTTAAGCAAATCATGATAGAAATGAGGTTTCTGaaataactggaaaggtgattagtttattatactttattattGGACATATGTTTAAGCACTAAAGTTGTCTGCAAGGATAAAGAAATAGTAAATAACAACTGTTTATTTCCGTGtctgttattttttcattttgcagtcAATTAAGTCCTCCTTGGGTATCTCTTTCCTAGGGATCTGAATTTCACCTGTGGGACTAAGATCCTAGCAGGCCTGAGGgacagaaagtaaagaaagaaaaacagtccaGAGCAGTGGTTCAAAAAGTGTAGTCCCCAGGCCAGTAGTgacagcatcacctgagaacctCTAGAAATCCATGTTCCTGAGCTTCGTTGAGACCTGGTGAGTCACAAACCAGGAGCATGACCCAGCAAGTGATCTGTTTTAAAAAGGCCCCCaagtgaagtttgagaaccactgctctagagagtggaggagcaggagaaggaggaaaagaaataaaaagaagaaagcatatgTGGTGTTGAATAGTAGCATGTCACTGACTTTTGCCTCAAGTTCTGCATTGAATCCAGGGCCATATACTATCTGTTCTAAGTTTATTATTAGTTCGCATTGTTCTTTCTAGCTCCTTAAGAAATGGCATTGTCTGCATAGTCAGGTTCTTCATATGATTTCATATCAGGGATAAAATTACAAATCTGGTCTTTCTTGCACTTATCTcttatttctgaatttcttttcactttcttgattgtTTCTCACTCATGCATAGTTATTCAGTCTCCTCATGATGCTAA
This region includes:
- the ABHD10 gene encoding mycophenolic acid acyl-glucuronide esterase, mitochondrial isoform X1 → MAGLGKAVVAAWEPYRRWGWAAVSFGVHRGLGALLARKPERAPRWLPACRQKSSVSFLSRPDLPNLAYKRLKGKSPGIIFIPGYISNMNGTKALAIEEFCKSLGHAYIRFDYSGIGNSDGNLEECTVGKWRKDVLSVIDELAVGPQILVGSSLGGWLMLHAAIARPQKVVALIGIAAAVDSLVTQFNQLPIETKKEIEMKGVWSMPSKYSEEGVYRVQYSVVKEAEHHCLLHSPIPVSCPVRLLHGMKDDIIPWQTSVQVADRIVSTDVDVILRKHSNHRMKEKADLQLLVYTIDDLIDKLSTVVN
- the ABHD10 gene encoding mycophenolic acid acyl-glucuronide esterase, mitochondrial isoform X2, with amino-acid sequence MAGLGKAVVAAWEPYRRWGWAAVSFGVHRGLGALLARKPERAPRWLPACRQKSSVSFLSRPDLPNLAYKRLKGKSPGIIFIPGYISNMNGTKALAIEEFCKSLGHAYIRFDYSGIGNSDGNLEECTVGKWRKDVLSVIDELAVGPQILVGSSLGGWLMLHAAIARPQKVVALIGIAAAVDSLVTQFNQLPIEGSEFHLWD